Proteins from a genomic interval of Fundulus heteroclitus isolate FHET01 chromosome 21, MU-UCD_Fhet_4.1, whole genome shotgun sequence:
- the cct5 gene encoding T-complex protein 1 subunit epsilon, whose protein sequence is MSSLGTLAFDEYGRPFIIIKDQDKKTRLTGIDALKSHIMAGKAVASTLKTSLGPNGLDKMMVDKDGEVTVTNDGATILSMMDVDHQIAKLMVELSKSQDDEIGDGTTGVVVLAGALLEEAELLLDRGIHPIRISDGYDQAARIAIETLDKMAESFPCDPNNTEPLIQTAMTTLGSKVINRCHRQMAEIAVNAILTVADMERKDVDFELIKVEGKVGGKLEDTQLIKGVIVDKEFSHPQMPKAIKDAKIAILTCPFEPPKPKTKHKLDVTSVEDYKALQKYEKDKFEEMIQQVKSTGANLAICQWGFDDEANHLLLQNELPAVRWVGGPEIELIAIATGGRIVPRFCELTPEKLGAAGLVKEISFGTTKDHMLVITECKNTRAVTIFIRGGNKMIIEEAKRALHDALCVIRNLVRDNRVVYGGGASEIACALAVNQAADKCPSLEQYAMRSFADALEVIPMALAENSGLNPIQTMAEVRARQVKENNPFLGIDCLHKNTNDMKQQHVIETLIGKKQQIILASQVVKMILKIDDIRNQGESED, encoded by the exons ATGTCCTCTCTGGGCACTCTGGCATTTGATGAATATGGCAGGcccttcatcatcatcaaagACCAGGACAAGAAGACTCGGCTAACGGGCATTGACGCATTGAAG tctCACATTATGGCAGGCAAAGCAGTCGCTTCTACGCTGAAAACATCTTTGGGACCGAACG GTCTGGACAAAATGATGGTTGACAAGGATGGAGAGGTGACCGTCACCAACGATGGAGCCACTATCCTCAGCATGATGGACGTGGACCACCAGATCGCCAAGCTCATGGTGGAGCTGTCCAAGTCCCAAGATGATGAGATTGGCGATGGAACTACTGGAGTTGTCG TGCTGGCTGGAGCGCTGCTGGAGGAGGCCGAGCTGCTGCTAGACCGAGGAATCCACCCCATCAGAATCTCCGATGGTTACGACCAAGCTGCACGCATAGCCATCGAGACGCTGGACAAAATGGCCGAAAGTTTTCCCTGCGACCCCAACAACACCGAGCCCCTCATCCAGACCGCCATGACAACGCTGGGCTCAAAAGT AATTAACCGGTGCCACAGACAGATGGCTGAGATCGCAGTGAACGCCATCCTCACCGTGGCCGACATGGAAAGGAAGGATGTGGACTTTGAGCTCATCAAGGTGGAGGGCAAAGTAGGAGGAAAGCTGGAGGACACACAGCTCATCAAGGGCGTTATAGTTGACAAGGAGTTCAGCCACCCTCAGATGCCCAAG GCTATAAAAGATGCTAAAATTGCTATTTTAACCTGCCCGTTTGAGCCTCCAAAGCCCAAGACCAAGCATAAGTTGGATGTGACCTCAGTTGAGGACTACAAGGCCCTccagaaatatgaaaaagacaAGTTTGAGGAGATGATCCAGCAG GTTAAAAGCACTGGTGCTAACTTGGCCATCTGCCAGTGGGGCTTTGATGACGAGGCGAACCACCTCCTGCTGCAGAACGAGCTGCCGGCTGTGCGCTGGGTCGGTGGGCCGGAGATCGAA TTGATAGCGATAGCCACCGGGGGCAGGATCGTGCCGAGGTTCTGCGAGCTGACGCCCGAGAAGCTCGGCGCCGCCGGCTTGGTGAAGGAGATCTCCTTTGGCACGACCAAGGACCACATGCTGGTGATCACGGAATGCAAAAACACCCGGGCTGTGACCATTTTCATCCGCGGCGGCAACAAAATG ATCATCGAGGAGGCTAAGCGTGCTCTCCACGATGCTCTGTGTGTGATCCGCAATTTGGTCAGAGACAACCGTGTCGTGTACGGAGGCGGGGCGTCAGAGATCGCGTGTGCTCTCGCTGTGAACCAGGCCGCAGATAAG TGTCCATCATTGGAACAGTACGCCATGAGGTCGTTCGCTGATGCTCTAGAGGTCATCCCGATGGCTTTGGCTGAAAACAGCGGGCTGAACCCCATCCAGACCATGGCTGAGGTCAGAGCCAGACAAGTCAAGGAGAACAACCCTTTCCTCGGCATCGACTGTTTACACAAAAACACCAACG ACATGAAGCAGCAACACGTGATCGAGACCCTGATCGGCAAGAAGCAGCAGATAATTTTGGCTAGCCAGGTGGTTAAAATGATCCTAAAGATAGATGACATCCGAAACCAAGGGGAGAGCGAAGACTGA
- the cmbl gene encoding carboxymethylenebutenolidase homolog, producing the protein MANEAKPCPCDIGDRSDYGGLGQEVQIEHFKAYVVKPSGASDKAVIVIQDIFGWELPNTRYMADMLAANGYIAVCPDFFVGKEPWSPTKDWSTFQDWLKDKKPTDINREVDAVLKYLKEQCGAKRIGTVGFCWGGVATHYISLLYPEIKAGVSVYGIVREREDRYALKSPTLFIFAENDSVIPLDQVSALEANLKGKCSVDFQVKTFAGQTHGFVHRKREDINPADKPQIEEARKDMLNWLKKYI; encoded by the exons ATGGCAAATGAGGCCAAGCCATGCCCCTGTGATATTGGTGACCGGTCTGACTACGGAGGGCTGGGCCAGGAGGTCCAGATCGAGCACTTCAAAGCGTACGTGGTGAAACCCTCCGGCGCGTCGGACAAGGCCGTGATTGTGATCCAAGACATCTTTGGGTGGGAGCTTCCCAACACCAGATACATGGCTGATATGCTGGCTGCCAACGGATACAT TGCTGTTTGTCCAGACTTCTTTGTCGGGAAGGAACCTTGGAGTCCAACCAAAGACTGGTCCACATTCCAGGACTGGCTCAAAGACAAGAAACCAACAGACATTAACAG AGAGGTTGATGCTGTGCTGAAGTACCTGAAGGAGCAGTGTGGAGCCAAACGCATCGGAACCGTTGGCTTTTGCTGGGGAGGGGTTGCGACACACTACATATCCTTGCTTTATCCAGAAATCAAAGCTGGGGTGTCAGTTTATG GTATAGTTCGTGAAAGGGAGGACAGGTACGCGCTGAAGAGCCCGACGCTGTTCATCTTTGCAGAAAACGACAGTGTCATCCCTCTTGACCAG GTCAGCGCCCTGGAGGCAAATCTGAAGGGGAAATGCAGCGTTGACTTCCAGGTGAAGACATTTGCTGGACAGACCCACGGCTTTGTCCACAGGAAGAGGGAGGACATCAACCCAGCTGACAAACCCCAAATCGAGGAGGCAAGGAAGGACATGCTCAACTGGCTCAAAAAGTACATCTGA